The genomic window CATGATTTATATTGACTGTGGTGGGTGATGAGGAGGTTTCCGATAAGGTCTAATAAATAGAGGAACCAATTTCGGCATGATTGCGCATAATATGTTTATTTCTGTCGTGGTTTAGCGCGTGCAGTTGGCGCTGCGGTCCATGGGTCATCCGGCCAAGAGTGTTTAGGATAACGACCCTTGAGTTCCTTTTTAACCTCTGGATAGGTTCGTTCCCAGAAACTACGGAGGTCTTGAGTCACTTGAATTGGGCGTCGAGCCGGTGAAAGTAAGTGCAGGGTTACCGCCACCCTCCCCCCCGCGATGCGGGGCATATCGCCAAGACCAAACAACTCTTGGAGTTTTACCGCTAAGACGGGTGCCTCCCCTGGTGTATAGGACAGGCGCAAGCGTGAACCGCTGGGAACCGCAAGGTGGGTAGGGGCAAGGAGATCCAGGTGGCGCGTCTGCTCCCAAGACAGGTGTCCGTGCAGGGCAGCGGCCAAATCGACGCGAACCAAATGGTCACGGCGGGTAACACCATCCAGAAATGGCCCTAGCCACGAAGGTAGGGACTCCATCAAGGCACCATCAGAGACATCAGGCCACCCTTCCTCCGCCCGCCACCCTCGCAGAGAAAGAACTCGTGCCTGCCACTCGCGCAACTCCGGTGTCCATGGCAAGACATCGAGGGCATTCTCGGCACTCTGCCCGCCCGACAGCGCTTTTTTAGCGATGATACGTATCCCTTCCAGCATTGCGTTACGCACTGCTTCTGGGTCCGGTCGTGCCAGAGGACGACTCTCCAATAACAGTTCCCCGAGGCGTTCTTCGCGTCGCGCCAGCACCGTGCCAGTCGCTTCGTCCCATACCAAACGATCCAACGTTTGGCAATGGGCTGCGAGAACCTCCCGCAGATCGACAAGGTCAATGGGTGCAGCCAAATGGACGACCCCCTCTCCACGTCCCGCATCGAGGTGAGCCGCCACTAAAAACGGGTAGCGCCCCATCGGGTCACCCAACGCAAGACGCACCCCCCGTCCTCCAGAGAGCAGGTAACGCCCGGTCTCTCCACTACGCCGCCCCGCGATCCGGTCGGGGTAGGCCAAGGCCAAGACACGCCCAACCTCGGTTGGCGCCACCGCCCCCTGCGCTGGCGACGCCATCACCAACGAACGGAGTTGGCGCGCCGTCGCTTCGGCCTGAGAACAGGCGAAAGGATCGGCCCCATGGGCCAGGGCCGCATTGCGTCCCCCACGACGAAAGGCCACCAAGGCCTCCAGACGGGTACTCAGGTCGCAAGACCGTTCTGGGCCTCGACCCATTCCAGTACGCAACAGGTCACGCCCTGAGAGGATCGCCGCTACATCCGCCGCCAATTCACCGTACCCCGACGCCTGCGCCTCGCGCAACAAATGGGCAAGACGCGGATGCAACGGCAATTCGGCGAGCGCCCGACCAACGGCAGTAATACGCCCTAGCTCATCCAGGGCATCGAGGGCCTGAAGCAATTCCCGCGCCTGGGCCAGTGCGCCACTCGGCAAGGGATCGAGCCACTCCAAGGCGATGGGATCCACCCCCCATTGCGCCAGTTCTAAAACCAACCCGGCCAGATCCGCCGAGAGGACCTCGGGCGAGGTTCGGAGTGCGAGGGATTGCTGGGTAGATTCAGACCACAACCGGTAGCACACCCCTGGCCCAAGTCGTCCGGCGCGTCCTGCCCGTTGTGCTGCGGAGCTTTGCGAGATGCGCACGGTCTCCAGGCGAGTAAGACCACTGCCCGGATCGAAACGCGGCACTCGCGCTAGGCCCGCATCGACCACCACCCTAACTCCCTCAATGGTAAGGCTGGTCTCGGCGATAGGGGTCGCCAACACCACCTTACGCCGCCCTTTATGGTCGGAGCGTAGCGCCTGATCCTGGGCCTCCTGGGAGAGATCGCCATAGAGGGCGTGGAGCACCACACCGCCTCCCCCCGAGGGACGGTCCTGATGCGTTCCTGTCGTCGTTCGATCCCCGGAGGGAAGGTCTACGACCCACTCCGTTACCTGCGCCAGCATCTCCTGAGCACGGCGGATCTCCCCACCGCCGGGAAGAAAAGCGAGCACGTCACCGCTCTGCTGCTCCACAAAAGCCCGCCGCACCGCCCCAACCACATGGGGTACGGGGTCGCCTTCGGGATCGCGGGGCAGATAACGCATCTCTACCGGAAAACTGCGCCCCTCCGTGGCGACCACCTCCCCACCCAATCCTACCCGGCGCAACAATCTCGCCACGCGATCCACCTCCAATGTGGCGGACATTACCAGCAGACGCAGGTCCTCGCGCAGACCTTGGGCTACGTCCAGACAAAGGGCGAGCGCCAGGTCAGCATCAAGGCTTCGTTCGTGGAATTCATCGAAGACCACCAAACCGACCCCGGTTAATGCTGGGTCGCCTTGGAGGCGGCGGGTGAGGATACCCTCAGTGAGGACTTCAATCCGGGTTCGACGTGATACCCGCTGGTCAAAACGGATGCGATAACCAACCGTCTCGCCCACCTCCTCGTTGAGGAGTTGGGCCATCCGTCCAGCAGCGGCACGGGCAGCAAGGCGGCGCGGCTCCAGGACAAGAATGGATTGCCCCGCAAGCCAGGACGCCTCTCGTAACGCCAGTGGGACCAAGGTGGTCTTGCCCGCCCCCGGTGGGGCATGGAGCACGCTGCCACGATTCGTCGCCAGCACCTCGGCCAGGCGCGACAACACCCCACGTACCGGTAATTCGGGCAGAGCATTGCCCCCTATCAATTAGACAACGCGCGAGTGTCACGGAAGACATTTTCACGCGCGAGCGTAGAAACAATGAATAACGGCTCTAGCGATCCGTAGCTCATTTAGCCATCAATGATCCCTAGGTCAAAGTAAGTACGTGAGATCTTCTCTATAGCAATTGCGTAGGCAGCAGTACGCATATCGCTGATCTTGGGATTGCTACGCTGCATTTCGGTGATCTGCTGATAGCCATTGCGCATGGTATCGTCGAGCCCAGAATTGACCAGATCCTCTTCGTCGGCGCCACGAGTAACCTTTCTACGGTCTGCGTCGGGAATCTTCTTACCGGTGAGTTCTTCGAGTAGTTCACCAAATTGGTGACTATGCCGTTCCTCGTGGCGACGCTGCATCCGACCAAAG from Gammaproteobacteria bacterium includes these protein-coding regions:
- the hrpB gene encoding ATP-dependent RNA helicase HrpB; translated protein: MIGGNALPELPVRGVLSRLAEVLATNRGSVLHAPPGAGKTTLVPLALREASWLAGQSILVLEPRRLAARAAAGRMAQLLNEEVGETVGYRIRFDQRVSRRTRIEVLTEGILTRRLQGDPALTGVGLVVFDEFHERSLDADLALALCLDVAQGLREDLRLLVMSATLEVDRVARLLRRVGLGGEVVATEGRSFPVEMRYLPRDPEGDPVPHVVGAVRRAFVEQQSGDVLAFLPGGGEIRRAQEMLAQVTEWVVDLPSGDRTTTGTHQDRPSGGGGVVLHALYGDLSQEAQDQALRSDHKGRRKVVLATPIAETSLTIEGVRVVVDAGLARVPRFDPGSGLTRLETVRISQSSAAQRAGRAGRLGPGVCYRLWSESTQQSLALRTSPEVLSADLAGLVLELAQWGVDPIALEWLDPLPSGALAQARELLQALDALDELGRITAVGRALAELPLHPRLAHLLREAQASGYGELAADVAAILSGRDLLRTGMGRGPERSCDLSTRLEALVAFRRGGRNAALAHGADPFACSQAEATARQLRSLVMASPAQGAVAPTEVGRVLALAYPDRIAGRRSGETGRYLLSGGRGVRLALGDPMGRYPFLVAAHLDAGRGEGVVHLAAPIDLVDLREVLAAHCQTLDRLVWDEATGTVLARREERLGELLLESRPLARPDPEAVRNAMLEGIRIIAKKALSGGQSAENALDVLPWTPELREWQARVLSLRGWRAEEGWPDVSDGALMESLPSWLGPFLDGVTRRDHLVRVDLAAALHGHLSWEQTRHLDLLAPTHLAVPSGSRLRLSYTPGEAPVLAVKLQELFGLGDMPRIAGGRVAVTLHLLSPARRPIQVTQDLRSFWERTYPEVKKELKGRYPKHSWPDDPWTAAPTARAKPRQK